From Desmodus rotundus isolate HL8 chromosome 12, HLdesRot8A.1, whole genome shotgun sequence, one genomic window encodes:
- the NUTF2 gene encoding nuclear transport factor 2 isoform X2 produces the protein MGDKPIWEQIGSSFIQHYYQLFDNDRTQLGAIYSLPFQKIQHSITAQDHQPTPDSCIISMVVGQLKADEDPIMGFHQMFLLKNINDAWVCTNDMFRLALHNFG, from the exons ATGGGAGACAAGCCAATTTGGGAGCAGATTGGATCCAGCTTCATTCAACATTACTACCAGTTATTTGATAACGACAGAACCCAACTAGGCGCAATTTAC AGCCTTCCGTTCCAGAAAATCCAGCACAGCATCACGGCGCAGGACCATCAGCCCACGCCAGACAGCTGCATCATCAGCATGGTTGTGGGCCAGCTTAAG GCCGATGAAGACCCTATCATGGGGTTCCACCAGATGTTCCTATTAAAGAACATCAACGATGCTTGGGTTTGCACCAATGACATGTTCAGGCTTGCCCTGCACAACTTCGGCTGA
- the NRN1L gene encoding neuritin-like protein, which translates to MMRCCCCCRRQFQRLPCAVGLLLLLLLPPFVPVSPLEATAGGPGHCNNIYQGFAECLIRLGDGMGQGGELETICRSWNDFHTCASRVLSGCPKEAAAVWESLQQEARRVQHPDNLHTLCGAPVHVLERGTGPEVNQETLRATAPAPTPAPAPLLLGAALAFVCLLGPLA; encoded by the exons ATGATgcgctgctgctgttgctgccgTCGCCAGTTCCAGCGACTGCCCTGTGCAGTGgggctgttgctgctgctgctgttaccACCATTTG TCCCTGTATCTCCCCTGGAGGCCACTGCGGGGGGCCCAGGCCACTGCAACAATATATATCAGGGCTTCGCTGAGTGCCTCATCCGCTTGGGGGACGGCATGGGCCAAGGAGGTGAGCTGGAGACCATTTGCAG GTCTTGGAATGACTTCCACACCTGCGCCTCTCGAGTCCTGTCAGGCTGCCCAAAGGAGGCAGCTGCTGTGTGGGAATCCCTACAGCAAGAAGCTCGCCGGGTCCAGCACCCGGATAACTTGCACACTCTGTGTGGCGCCCCTGTGCATGTCCTGGAGCGTGGCACAGGTCCCGAGGTCAACCAGGAGACGCTGCGGGCAActgcacctgcccccaccccagcccctgctcccttgCTGCTGGGGGCTGCTCTGGCATTTGTTTGCCTCCTGGGGCCCCTGGCCTAG
- the EDC4 gene encoding enhancer of mRNA-decapping protein 4 isoform X1, with translation MASCASIDIEDATQHLRDILKLDRPAGGPSAESQRPSNTYNGDLNGLLVPDPLCSGDGTSANKPGLRAKPSINLQEKQVICLSGDDSSTCIGILAKEVEIVASSDSSISSKARGSNKVKIQPVAKYDWEQKYYYGNLIAVSNSFLAYAIRAANNGSAMVRVISVSTSERTLLKGFMGSVADLAFAHVNSPQLACLDEAGNLFVWHLALVNGKIQEEILVHIRQPEGTPLNHFRRIIWCPFIPEESEDCCEEGSPMVALLHEDRAEVWNLDMLRSSHSTWPVDVSQIKQGFIMVKGHSTYLSEGALSPDGTVLATASHDGFVKFWQIYIEGQDEPRCLHELKPHDGRPLSCLLFCDNHKKQDPEVPFWRFLITGADQNQELKMWCTVSWTCLQTISFSPDIFSSVSVPPSLKVCLDLSAEYLILSDVQRKVLYVMELLQNQEEGRACFSSISEFLLTHPVLSFGIQVVTRCRLRHTEVLPAEEENDSLGADGNHGAGAMESAAGVLIKLFCVHTKALQDVQIRFQPQLNPDVVAPLPTHTAHEDFDFPTAFGESRPELGSEGLGSATHGSQPDLRRIVELPAPADFLSLSSETKPKLMTPDAFMTPSTSLQQIAASPSNSSSSSSSSSSSSLTAVSAMSSTSAVDPPLPRPPEELTLSPKLQLDGSLTMNSGSSLQASPRSLLPGLLPGPADKLTPKGPGQVPSAASALSLELQEVEPLGLRQASPSRTRSPDVISSASTALSQDIPEIASEALSRGFGSSAPEDLEPNSMASAASALHLLSPRPRPGPELGPQLSLDGGPGDGDRHSTPSLLEAALTQEATAPDSQVWPTAPDITRETCSSLTESPRNGLQEKHKSLAFHRPPYHLLQQHDSQDASAEQSDHDDEVASLASAAGGFGTKVPTPRLPAKDWKTKGSPRTSPKLKKKGKKDDGDSGMESRLTERQVAEPSEDWPALIWQQQRELLELRHSQEELLQRLCTQLEGLQSTVTGHVERALESRHEQEQRRLERALAEGQQRGGQLQEQLTQQLSQALSSAVAGRLERSIRDEIKKTVPPCVSRSLEPVAGHLSTSVATKLTAVEGSMKENISKLLKSKNLTDAIARAAADTLQGPMQAAYREAFQSVVLPAFEKSCQAMFQQINDSFRLGTQEYLQQLESHMKSRKAREQEAREPVLAQLRGLVSTLQGATEQMAATVSSSVRAEVQHQLHLAVGSLQESILAQVQRIVKGEVSVALKEQQAAVTSSIMQAMRSAAGTPVPAAHLDCQAQQAHILQLLQQGHLNQAFQQALTAADLNLVLYVCETVDPGQVFGQPPCPLSQPVLLSLIQQLASDLGTRTDLKLSYLEDAVMHLDHSDPITRDHMGSVMAQVRQKLFQFLQAEPHNSLGKAARRLSLMLHGLVTPSLP, from the exons ATGGCCTCCTGCGCGAGCATCGACATCGAGGACGCCACGCAGCACCTACGGGACATCCTCAAGCTGGACCGGCCCGCCGGAG gccccagTGCAGAGAGCCAGCGGCCATCTAACACCTACAACGGGGACCTCAATGGGCTCCTGGTTCCAGACCCTCTCTGCTCAGGTGATGGTACTTCAGCAAACAAGCCTGGTCTCCGGGCCAAGCCATCTATTAACCTGCAGGAGAAGCAGGTCAT CTGCCTCTCAGGAGATGACAGCTCCACCTGCATTGGGATCTTGGCCAAGGAGGTAGAAATTGTGGCCAGCAGTGACTCCAGCATCTCGAGCAAGGCACGGGGGAGCAACAAG GTGAAAATCCAGCCTGTTGCCAAGTATGACTGGGAGCAGAAATACTACTATGGCAACCTGATTGCTGTGTCCAACTCCTTCTTGGCCTATGCCATTCGGG CTGCCAACAATGGCTCGGCGATGGTGCGGGTGATCAGTGTTAGCACTTCGGAGCGGACCCTGCTCAAGGGCTTCATGGGCAGTGTGGCTGACCTGGCCTTCGCTCATGTCAACTCCCCACAGCTGGCCTGCCTGGATGAGGCAGGCAACCTGTTTGTGTGGCACTTGGCTCTGGTGAATGGCAAAATTCA AGAAGAGATTTTGGTCCACATCCGGCAGCCAGAGGGTACGCCGCTGAACCATTTTCGTAGGATCATCTGGTGCCCATTCATTCCTGAGGAGAGTGAAGACTGTTGTGAGGAGGGTAGCCCAATGGTGGCCCTTTTGCACGAGGACAGG GCTGAGGTGTGGAACCTGGACATGCTCCGCTCTAGCCACAGCACCTGGCCTGTGGATGTCAGCCAGATCAAGCAGGGTTTCATCATGGTGAAAGGCCACAGCACA TACCTGAGTGAAGGGGCCCTCTCACCTGATGGGACTGTCCTGGCTACAGCAAGCCATGATGGCTTTGTCAAGTTCTGGCAGATCTACATTGAGGGGCAGGATGAGCCCAG GTGTCTACATGAGTTGAAGCCTCATGATGGGCggcctctctcctgcctcctgttcTGTGACAACCATAAGAAACAGGAccctga GGTCCCTTTCTGGAGGTTCCTCATTACTGGTGCTGACCAGAATCAGGAGCTAAAGATGTGGTGCACAGTGTCCTGGACTTGCCTGCAGACCATTAG CTTCTCCCCAGATATCTTCAGCTCAGTGAGTGTGCCGCCCAGCCTCAAAGTTTGCCTGGACCTCTCAGCAGAATACCTGATTCTCAGTGACGTGCAACGGAAG GTCCTTTATGTGATGGAGCTGCTGCAGAACCAGGAGGAAGGCCGTGCCTGCTTCAGTTCCATCTCTGAGTTCCTACTCACCCACCCTGTATTGAGCTTCGGCATCCAGGTTGTGACTCGCTGCCGGCTGAGGCACACGGAAGTGCTGCCTGCTGAGGAAGAAAATGACAGCCTAGGGGCTG ATGGGAACCACGGAGCCGGTGCCATGGAGTCTGCAGCTGGTGTGCTCATCAAGCTCTTTTGTGTGCATACTAA GGCATTGCAGGATGTGCAGATCCGCTTCCAGCCACAGCTGAACCCCGATGTGgtcgcccccctccccacccacactgcCCATGAAGACTTCG ATTTCCCCACAGCGTTTGGAGAATCTCGGCCCGAACTGGGCTCTGAGGGTCTGGGCTCAGCTACTCACGGCTCCCAGCCTGATCTCCGACGCATTGTGGAGCTACCTGCCCCCGCTGACTTCCTTAGTCTGAGCAGTGAGACCAAGCCCAAGCTGATGACACCTGACGCCTTCATGACACCTAGCACCTCCTTGCAGCAG ATTGCTGCCTCCCCTagtaatagcagcagcagcagcagcagcagcagcagctcctctctCACAGCTGTATCTGCCATGAGTAGTACCTCAGCTGTGGACCCCCCCTTGCCCAG GCCACCTGAGGAGCTGACCTTGAGCCCCAAGCTGCAGCTGGATGGCAGTCTGACAATGAACAGTGGCAGCAGCCTGCAGGCAAGCCCGCGCAGCCTCCTGCCTGGCCTGCTCCCAGGTCCAGCTGACAAATTAACTCCCAAAGGGCCTGGGCAG GTACCTAGTGCTGCCTCTGCACTCTCCCTGGAGCTGCAGGAAGTGGAGCCTTTGGGACTACGCCAGGCTTCCCCCAGCCGTACCCGTTCCCCTGATGTTATCTCCTCAGCTTCCACTGCCCTGTCCCAGGACATCCCTGAGATTGCATCTGAGGCCCTGTCCCGTGGCTTTGGCTCCTCTGCTCCTGAGGATCTTGAGCCAAACAGTATGGCCTCAGCTGCCTCGGCACTACACCTGCTGTCCCCACGGCCCCGGCCAGGGCCTGAGCTTGGCCCCCAGCTTAGCTTGGATGGAGGCCCTGGGGACGGGGATCGGCATAGTACCCCTTCCCTCCTGGAGGCCGCCTTGACCCAGGAGGCCACAGCCCCTGACAGCCAGGTCTGGCCTACAGCACCAGACATTACTCGGGAGACATGCAGCAGCCTCACAGAAAG ccccaggaatGGCCTACAGGAAAAGCACAAGAGCCTGGCCTTCCACCGACCACCTTATCACTTGCTGCAACAACATGACAGCCAGGACGCCAGTGCTGAGCAAAG tGACCACGACGATGAAGTGGCCAGCCTTGCCTCTGCTGCAGGGGGCTTTGGCACCAAAGTTCCCACTCCACGGCTGCCTGCTAAGGACTGGAAGACTAAGGGATCCCCTCGGACCTCACCCAAGCTCAAGAAGAAGGGCAAAAAAGATGATGG GGATTCAGGGATGGAATCCCGGCTCACGGAGCGCCAG GTGGCAGAGCCCTCTGAGGACTGGCCAGCACTAATCTGGCAACAGCAGAGAGAGCTGCTGGAGTTGCGGCACAGCCAAGAAGAGCTGCTACAGCGTCTGTGCACCCAGCTCGAAGGCCTGCAGAGCACTGTCACGGGCCACGTAGAGCGTGCCCTAGAGTCTCGGCATGAACAGGAGC AACGGCGGCTAGAACGGGCACTGGCCGAGGGGCAGCAAAGGGGTGGTCAGCTGCAGGAACAGCTGACACAGCAGCTGTCCCAGGCACTGTCTTCAGCTGTGGCTGGGCGGCTAGAGCGCAGCATACGGGATGAGATCAAGAAGACGGTGCCTCCAT GTGTCTCTAGGAGTCTAGAGCCTGTGGCAGGCCATCTGAGCACCTCAGTGGCCACCAAGCTCACAGCTGTGGAAGGGAGCATGAAAGAGAATATCTCCAAGCTGCTGAAATCCAAG AACTTGACAGATGCCATCGCCCGAGCAGCTGCAGACACATTACAGGGGCCAATGCAGGCTGCCTACCGTGAAGCCTTCCAGAGTGTGGTGCTGCCCGCCTTTGAGAAGAGCTGCCAGGCCATGTTCCAGCAGATCAATGATAGTTTCCGACTGGGCACACAGGAAT ACTTGCAACAGCTAGAGAGCCACATGAAGAGCCGGAAGGCACGAGAGCAGGAGGCGCGGGAGCCTGTGTTGGCCCAGCTGCGGGGTCTGGTCAGCACGCTGCAGGGTGCCACTGAGCAGATGGCAGCCACTGTGTCCAGCAGTGTTCGGGCCGAGGTGCAGCACCAGCTGCACTTGGCAGTGGGCAG CCTACAGGAGTCCATTTTAGCACAGGTACAACGCATTGTTAAGGGCGAGGTGAGTGTGGCACTCAAGGAGCAGCAGGCCGCTGTCACCTCTAGCATCATGCAAGCCATGCGCTCAGCTGCTGGCACACCTGTCCCGGCTGCCCATCTGGACTGCCAGGCCCAGCAAGCCCATATCTTGCAGCTGCTACAGCAGGGCCACCTCAATCAGGCCTTCCAGCAG GCCCTGACAGCTGCCGACCTGAACCTGGTGCTGTATGTGTGTGAAACTGTGGACCCAGGCCAGGTTTTTGGGCAGCCACCCTGCCCACTCTCCCAGCCCGTGCTCCTTTCCCTCATCCAGCAGCTGGCCTCTGACCTTGGCACTCGAACTGACCTCAAGCTCAG CTACCTAGAAGATGCTGTGATGCACTTGGACCACAGTGACCCTATCACTCGGGACCACATGGGCTCCGTCATGGCCCAGGTGCGCCAGAAGCTCTTCCAGTTCTTGCAGGCCGAACCACACAACTCACTTGGCAAAGCAGCCCGGCGTCTCAGCCTCATGCTGCATGGTCTTGTGACCCCCAGCCTTCCTTAG
- the NUTF2 gene encoding nuclear transport factor 2 isoform X1, with protein sequence MGDKPIWEQIGSSFIQHYYQLFDNDRTQLGAIYIDASCLTWEGQQFQGKAAIVEKLSSLPFQKIQHSITAQDHQPTPDSCIISMVVGQLKADEDPIMGFHQMFLLKNINDAWVCTNDMFRLALHNFG encoded by the exons ATGGGAGACAAGCCAATTTGGGAGCAGATTGGATCCAGCTTCATTCAACATTACTACCAGTTATTTGATAACGACAGAACCCAACTAGGCGCAATTTAC ATTGACGCATCATGCCTTACGTGGGAAGGACAGCAATTCCAGGGGAAAGCTGCCATTGTGGAGAAGTTGTCT AGCCTTCCGTTCCAGAAAATCCAGCACAGCATCACGGCGCAGGACCATCAGCCCACGCCAGACAGCTGCATCATCAGCATGGTTGTGGGCCAGCTTAAG GCCGATGAAGACCCTATCATGGGGTTCCACCAGATGTTCCTATTAAAGAACATCAACGATGCTTGGGTTTGCACCAATGACATGTTCAGGCTTGCCCTGCACAACTTCGGCTGA
- the EDC4 gene encoding enhancer of mRNA-decapping protein 4 isoform X2 encodes MASCASIDIEDATQHLRDILKLDRPAGGPSAESQRPSNTYNGDLNGLLVPDPLCSGDGTSANKPGLRAKPSINLQEKQVICLSGDDSSTCIGILAKEVEIVASSDSSISSKARGSNKVKIQPVAKYDWEQKYYYGNLIAVSNSFLAYAIRAANNGSAMVRVISVSTSERTLLKGFMGSVADLAFAHVNSPQLACLDEAGNLFVWHLALVNGKIQEEILVHIRQPEGTPLNHFRRIIWCPFIPEESEDCCEEGSPMVALLHEDRAEVWNLDMLRSSHSTWPVDVSQIKQGFIMVKGHSTYLSEGALSPDGTVLATASHDGFVKFWQIYIEGQDEPRCLHELKPHDGRPLSCLLFCDNHKKQDPEVPFWRFLITGADQNQELKMWCTVSWTCLQTISFSPDIFSSVSVPPSLKVCLDLSAEYLILSDVQRKVLYVMELLQNQEEGRACFSSISEFLLTHPVLSFGIQVVTRCRLRHTEVLPAEEENDSLGADGNHGAGAMESAAGVLIKLFCVHTKALQDVQIRFQPQLNPDVVAPLPTHTAHEDFAFGESRPELGSEGLGSATHGSQPDLRRIVELPAPADFLSLSSETKPKLMTPDAFMTPSTSLQQIAASPSNSSSSSSSSSSSSLTAVSAMSSTSAVDPPLPRPPEELTLSPKLQLDGSLTMNSGSSLQASPRSLLPGLLPGPADKLTPKGPGQVPSAASALSLELQEVEPLGLRQASPSRTRSPDVISSASTALSQDIPEIASEALSRGFGSSAPEDLEPNSMASAASALHLLSPRPRPGPELGPQLSLDGGPGDGDRHSTPSLLEAALTQEATAPDSQVWPTAPDITRETCSSLTESPRNGLQEKHKSLAFHRPPYHLLQQHDSQDASAEQSDHDDEVASLASAAGGFGTKVPTPRLPAKDWKTKGSPRTSPKLKKKGKKDDGDSGMESRLTERQVAEPSEDWPALIWQQQRELLELRHSQEELLQRLCTQLEGLQSTVTGHVERALESRHEQEQRRLERALAEGQQRGGQLQEQLTQQLSQALSSAVAGRLERSIRDEIKKTVPPCVSRSLEPVAGHLSTSVATKLTAVEGSMKENISKLLKSKNLTDAIARAAADTLQGPMQAAYREAFQSVVLPAFEKSCQAMFQQINDSFRLGTQEYLQQLESHMKSRKAREQEAREPVLAQLRGLVSTLQGATEQMAATVSSSVRAEVQHQLHLAVGSLQESILAQVQRIVKGEVSVALKEQQAAVTSSIMQAMRSAAGTPVPAAHLDCQAQQAHILQLLQQGHLNQAFQQALTAADLNLVLYVCETVDPGQVFGQPPCPLSQPVLLSLIQQLASDLGTRTDLKLSYLEDAVMHLDHSDPITRDHMGSVMAQVRQKLFQFLQAEPHNSLGKAARRLSLMLHGLVTPSLP; translated from the exons ATGGCCTCCTGCGCGAGCATCGACATCGAGGACGCCACGCAGCACCTACGGGACATCCTCAAGCTGGACCGGCCCGCCGGAG gccccagTGCAGAGAGCCAGCGGCCATCTAACACCTACAACGGGGACCTCAATGGGCTCCTGGTTCCAGACCCTCTCTGCTCAGGTGATGGTACTTCAGCAAACAAGCCTGGTCTCCGGGCCAAGCCATCTATTAACCTGCAGGAGAAGCAGGTCAT CTGCCTCTCAGGAGATGACAGCTCCACCTGCATTGGGATCTTGGCCAAGGAGGTAGAAATTGTGGCCAGCAGTGACTCCAGCATCTCGAGCAAGGCACGGGGGAGCAACAAG GTGAAAATCCAGCCTGTTGCCAAGTATGACTGGGAGCAGAAATACTACTATGGCAACCTGATTGCTGTGTCCAACTCCTTCTTGGCCTATGCCATTCGGG CTGCCAACAATGGCTCGGCGATGGTGCGGGTGATCAGTGTTAGCACTTCGGAGCGGACCCTGCTCAAGGGCTTCATGGGCAGTGTGGCTGACCTGGCCTTCGCTCATGTCAACTCCCCACAGCTGGCCTGCCTGGATGAGGCAGGCAACCTGTTTGTGTGGCACTTGGCTCTGGTGAATGGCAAAATTCA AGAAGAGATTTTGGTCCACATCCGGCAGCCAGAGGGTACGCCGCTGAACCATTTTCGTAGGATCATCTGGTGCCCATTCATTCCTGAGGAGAGTGAAGACTGTTGTGAGGAGGGTAGCCCAATGGTGGCCCTTTTGCACGAGGACAGG GCTGAGGTGTGGAACCTGGACATGCTCCGCTCTAGCCACAGCACCTGGCCTGTGGATGTCAGCCAGATCAAGCAGGGTTTCATCATGGTGAAAGGCCACAGCACA TACCTGAGTGAAGGGGCCCTCTCACCTGATGGGACTGTCCTGGCTACAGCAAGCCATGATGGCTTTGTCAAGTTCTGGCAGATCTACATTGAGGGGCAGGATGAGCCCAG GTGTCTACATGAGTTGAAGCCTCATGATGGGCggcctctctcctgcctcctgttcTGTGACAACCATAAGAAACAGGAccctga GGTCCCTTTCTGGAGGTTCCTCATTACTGGTGCTGACCAGAATCAGGAGCTAAAGATGTGGTGCACAGTGTCCTGGACTTGCCTGCAGACCATTAG CTTCTCCCCAGATATCTTCAGCTCAGTGAGTGTGCCGCCCAGCCTCAAAGTTTGCCTGGACCTCTCAGCAGAATACCTGATTCTCAGTGACGTGCAACGGAAG GTCCTTTATGTGATGGAGCTGCTGCAGAACCAGGAGGAAGGCCGTGCCTGCTTCAGTTCCATCTCTGAGTTCCTACTCACCCACCCTGTATTGAGCTTCGGCATCCAGGTTGTGACTCGCTGCCGGCTGAGGCACACGGAAGTGCTGCCTGCTGAGGAAGAAAATGACAGCCTAGGGGCTG ATGGGAACCACGGAGCCGGTGCCATGGAGTCTGCAGCTGGTGTGCTCATCAAGCTCTTTTGTGTGCATACTAA GGCATTGCAGGATGTGCAGATCCGCTTCCAGCCACAGCTGAACCCCGATGTGgtcgcccccctccccacccacactgcCCATGAAGACTTCG CGTTTGGAGAATCTCGGCCCGAACTGGGCTCTGAGGGTCTGGGCTCAGCTACTCACGGCTCCCAGCCTGATCTCCGACGCATTGTGGAGCTACCTGCCCCCGCTGACTTCCTTAGTCTGAGCAGTGAGACCAAGCCCAAGCTGATGACACCTGACGCCTTCATGACACCTAGCACCTCCTTGCAGCAG ATTGCTGCCTCCCCTagtaatagcagcagcagcagcagcagcagcagcagctcctctctCACAGCTGTATCTGCCATGAGTAGTACCTCAGCTGTGGACCCCCCCTTGCCCAG GCCACCTGAGGAGCTGACCTTGAGCCCCAAGCTGCAGCTGGATGGCAGTCTGACAATGAACAGTGGCAGCAGCCTGCAGGCAAGCCCGCGCAGCCTCCTGCCTGGCCTGCTCCCAGGTCCAGCTGACAAATTAACTCCCAAAGGGCCTGGGCAG GTACCTAGTGCTGCCTCTGCACTCTCCCTGGAGCTGCAGGAAGTGGAGCCTTTGGGACTACGCCAGGCTTCCCCCAGCCGTACCCGTTCCCCTGATGTTATCTCCTCAGCTTCCACTGCCCTGTCCCAGGACATCCCTGAGATTGCATCTGAGGCCCTGTCCCGTGGCTTTGGCTCCTCTGCTCCTGAGGATCTTGAGCCAAACAGTATGGCCTCAGCTGCCTCGGCACTACACCTGCTGTCCCCACGGCCCCGGCCAGGGCCTGAGCTTGGCCCCCAGCTTAGCTTGGATGGAGGCCCTGGGGACGGGGATCGGCATAGTACCCCTTCCCTCCTGGAGGCCGCCTTGACCCAGGAGGCCACAGCCCCTGACAGCCAGGTCTGGCCTACAGCACCAGACATTACTCGGGAGACATGCAGCAGCCTCACAGAAAG ccccaggaatGGCCTACAGGAAAAGCACAAGAGCCTGGCCTTCCACCGACCACCTTATCACTTGCTGCAACAACATGACAGCCAGGACGCCAGTGCTGAGCAAAG tGACCACGACGATGAAGTGGCCAGCCTTGCCTCTGCTGCAGGGGGCTTTGGCACCAAAGTTCCCACTCCACGGCTGCCTGCTAAGGACTGGAAGACTAAGGGATCCCCTCGGACCTCACCCAAGCTCAAGAAGAAGGGCAAAAAAGATGATGG GGATTCAGGGATGGAATCCCGGCTCACGGAGCGCCAG GTGGCAGAGCCCTCTGAGGACTGGCCAGCACTAATCTGGCAACAGCAGAGAGAGCTGCTGGAGTTGCGGCACAGCCAAGAAGAGCTGCTACAGCGTCTGTGCACCCAGCTCGAAGGCCTGCAGAGCACTGTCACGGGCCACGTAGAGCGTGCCCTAGAGTCTCGGCATGAACAGGAGC AACGGCGGCTAGAACGGGCACTGGCCGAGGGGCAGCAAAGGGGTGGTCAGCTGCAGGAACAGCTGACACAGCAGCTGTCCCAGGCACTGTCTTCAGCTGTGGCTGGGCGGCTAGAGCGCAGCATACGGGATGAGATCAAGAAGACGGTGCCTCCAT GTGTCTCTAGGAGTCTAGAGCCTGTGGCAGGCCATCTGAGCACCTCAGTGGCCACCAAGCTCACAGCTGTGGAAGGGAGCATGAAAGAGAATATCTCCAAGCTGCTGAAATCCAAG AACTTGACAGATGCCATCGCCCGAGCAGCTGCAGACACATTACAGGGGCCAATGCAGGCTGCCTACCGTGAAGCCTTCCAGAGTGTGGTGCTGCCCGCCTTTGAGAAGAGCTGCCAGGCCATGTTCCAGCAGATCAATGATAGTTTCCGACTGGGCACACAGGAAT ACTTGCAACAGCTAGAGAGCCACATGAAGAGCCGGAAGGCACGAGAGCAGGAGGCGCGGGAGCCTGTGTTGGCCCAGCTGCGGGGTCTGGTCAGCACGCTGCAGGGTGCCACTGAGCAGATGGCAGCCACTGTGTCCAGCAGTGTTCGGGCCGAGGTGCAGCACCAGCTGCACTTGGCAGTGGGCAG CCTACAGGAGTCCATTTTAGCACAGGTACAACGCATTGTTAAGGGCGAGGTGAGTGTGGCACTCAAGGAGCAGCAGGCCGCTGTCACCTCTAGCATCATGCAAGCCATGCGCTCAGCTGCTGGCACACCTGTCCCGGCTGCCCATCTGGACTGCCAGGCCCAGCAAGCCCATATCTTGCAGCTGCTACAGCAGGGCCACCTCAATCAGGCCTTCCAGCAG GCCCTGACAGCTGCCGACCTGAACCTGGTGCTGTATGTGTGTGAAACTGTGGACCCAGGCCAGGTTTTTGGGCAGCCACCCTGCCCACTCTCCCAGCCCGTGCTCCTTTCCCTCATCCAGCAGCTGGCCTCTGACCTTGGCACTCGAACTGACCTCAAGCTCAG CTACCTAGAAGATGCTGTGATGCACTTGGACCACAGTGACCCTATCACTCGGGACCACATGGGCTCCGTCATGGCCCAGGTGCGCCAGAAGCTCTTCCAGTTCTTGCAGGCCGAACCACACAACTCACTTGGCAAAGCAGCCCGGCGTCTCAGCCTCATGCTGCATGGTCTTGTGACCCCCAGCCTTCCTTAG